Proteins from one Oncorhynchus tshawytscha isolate Ot180627B linkage group LG16, Otsh_v2.0, whole genome shotgun sequence genomic window:
- the LOC112234028 gene encoding ras-responsive element-binding protein 1 isoform X1 translates to MTQHQLTMHIRQHNSDNGATDHSCSICGKALSSASSLDRHMLVHSGERPYKCSFCGQTFTTNGNMHRHMKIHDKDPAGVVPTSPPLPTKRRRPSAKRRSAMDEDKERSDEPAKKKVLEESVLEELGSGQGDDEVLPCPICFKTFGCKYDLEVHMDTHPDTTLRCDLCCLSFRTHRGLLRHNAGIHKQLPIDPGGQPFIQNNPSIPSGFNDLAFIDFSCHKFPHIAQVWCETNLRRCTSKFHRFVCEACDKGFPLLSALVLHKTTIHQQQPSPTGSAQEPPAAQEKPATPAPQQASFLETLGLQHISQVKLQPSEDEVRQAQLDSIRVIQVEPLASTLPQEVDSAAAGSLGGLGLVAASSLQGLSQREALSLLSLQPFPTGFLFHPGGGSTIKPVCGEAGLMELADIQQILKVASTAPGQMGLLPSLAKAPHWGVSSQGQAAGCKLMPPLKPKPMVAPRSSLAASTLPPLQSTQQASLGCISPSLPPPASQLLNMPQESSSSSSSSSGSQASLEKMQMEADCMGDAHMPNDSTELQIKQEEGQAAGGKKGAGGSNRGGIKASYPCRFCDQVFVYSGVLQAHMRFHLGILPHQCNICDYVAPDKATLIRHLRTHSGERPYVCRVCHYPFTVKANCERHLRKKHMKNTRKEIEKNIKYVSSTTTQDPLELASAGDTACRFCGEDLKSYRALQIHLRTHNGCQRKPFECRRCGAAFLAKRNCIHHMLKQHPEVQEREIEEHIATLLPAITATTSRASSSSPMALNGLTPTPSATMQPVKVEDFSIYSSSGDLDQPLDFSNKSRGGGGTSSGSGSLAGSPGIKLETFSLVAYDCSMEPIDLSIPKNPNKRLKRDATAVDTMSVERREIKKELPFPSVLDHLPSAIQLDKSYEENLKTPQSGSYQLPPVTISPLLISTPTATGRALRLKPLLPKPTSSSSSLKELPPLASIAQIISSVSTAPDLLKREPTPDNKAGAGLNGLQAEPERLVGGDNSSEASMEELPLEGSSRKRTRKKPASQAKTIAPARVLTPEQNTDSGMDLESSGEFASVEKMLATTDANKFSTYLRTGAVELGRRDEGRQSQGEEKESPPHSVPPQSKGGKKNAYSNSVQKMTCPFCPRVFPWASSLQRHMLTHTVFSNVLSATGQKPFPCPKCDAFFSTKSNCERHLLRKHGVTNRSLRRNGQMSKNKDGDEGSHDSAESSENEQTAGEALDLSSMDPDQKSSASESPSADQTPDTAELLLGEMEPQSNNNNIENDDNDDSQSNKSLDLNFASKLIDFKFSSEGQQPQTSLVGDKVVAVAEPDRVAAAQQQDQEPSKYTCKRCKKNFRYAATLARHEKAHLCETAPPEEACGTEETGPAPEDFPNTTTTTAEEEDQEEGEGEKEAPESEGVGSVMDSGSEEEEKKEERSDEEGAAEPKNEGEAGRGSGSKADKRKKICNVCSKRFWSLQDLTRHMRSHTGERPYKCQTCERTFTLKHSLVRHQRIHLKPRGSEGADGADANGAEAPAGDSASEEGECTPTSTCPPSENESEGTGGAREEGGEGTEKEAPLPGPTSLAQSLSTTEPAQSESATEAIAEPLVEPVSEAVSESVPDPPVEQTSDEPSETDVELNTEVSASEMARETDGNAATQTPTETPKESSTESPAPQPTTPEKDPDGPSEGFIQGLLEIHTKPSLEHILPAGEAPLVGVE, encoded by the exons ACATATGAAGATCCATGACAAAGACCCAGCTGGCGTCGTTCCCACCAGCCCTCCCTTGCCCACCAAGAGACGCCGCCCCTCCGCCAAGAGGAGGTCAGCCATGGACGAGGACAAGGAGCGAAGCGACGAACCGGCCAAAAAAAAG gtgctAGAGGAGAGTGTGTTGGAGGAGTTGGGTTCAGGCCAGGGGGATGATGAGGTGTTGCCGTGCCCGATCTGCTTCAAGACCTTTGGCTGCAAGTACGACCTGGAAGTCCACATGGACACACACCCCGACACCACGCTCAG GTGTGACCTGTGCTGCCTCTCCTTCCGGACCCACCGCGGCCTGCTGCGGCACAACGCTGGCATCCACAAGCAGCTGCCCATAGACCCCGGCGGACAGCCCTTCATCCAGAAcaacccctccatcccctctggcTTCAACGACCTGGCCTTCATTGACTTCTCCTGCCACAAGTTTCCCCACATCGCCCAG GTCTGGTGTGAGACCAACCTCCGCCGGTGCACCAGCAAGTTCCACCGCTTCGTGTGTGAAGCCTGCGACAAAGGATTCCCCTTGCTCTCGGCCCTGGTCCTGCACAAGACCACCATTCATCAGCAGCAACCGTCACCCACAGGGAGCGCCCAGGAGCCCCCCGCAGCCCAGGAGAAGCCGGCAACCCCGGCCCCTCAGCAGGCCAGCTTCCTGGAGACCCTGGGTCTGCAGCACATCTCCCAGGTCAAGCTTCAGCCTTCGGAGGATGAGGTCCGGCAAGCCCAGCTGGACAGCATCCGGGTCATCCAGGTGGAGCCTCTGGCCTCCACCTTGCCCCAGGAGGTCGATTCCGCGGCTGCGGGATCCCTCGGCGGCCTCGGCTTGGTGGCGGCCTCGTCCCTGCAGGGCCTGTCCCAGAGGGAGGCCCTCAGCCTGCTCTCCCTGCAGCCTTTCCCCACAGGCTTCCTCTTCCACCCAGGTGGTGGTTCTACGATCAAGCCTGTGTGTGGCGAGGCTGGCCTGATGGAGCTGGCTGACATCCAGCAGATCCTGAAGGTGGCCTCGACCGCCCCCGGTCAGATGGGCCTCCTGCCGTCCCTGGCCAAGGCTCCCCACTGGGGAGTGTCCAGCCAGGGCCAGGCGGCCGGCTGCAAGCTCATGCCCCCACTGAAGCCAAAGCCCATGGTGGCACCACGCTCCAGCCTGGCTGCCTCCACGCTGCCGCCGCTCCAGAGCACCCAGCAGGCCTCCCTGGGCTGCATCAGCCCCAGCCTGCCCCCGCCGGCCAGCCAGCTGCTCAATATGCCCCAAGAGTCTTCGTcatcgtcctcctcttcctcgggCAGCCAAGCCTCCCTGGAGAAGATGCAGATGGAGGCGGACTGCATGGGCGATGCCCATATGCCCAACGACTCGACAGAGCTGCAAATCAAACAAGAGGAGGGCCAGGCGGCCGGAGGGAAGAAGGGGGCAGGGGGTTCCAACCGCGGCGGCATCAAGGCTTCCTACCCCTGCCGCTTTTGCGATCAGGTGTTTGTTTACTCCGGGGTGCTGCAGGCGCACATGCGCTTCCACCTGGGCATCCTGCCGCACCAGTGCAACATCTGCGACTACGTGGCACCCGACAAGGCCACCCTTATCCGCCACCTGCGCACGCACAGCGGCGAGCGCCCCTACGTTTGCCGCGTCTGCCACTACCCTTTCACCGTCAAGGCCAACTGCGAGCGCCACCTGCGCAAGAAGCACATGAAGAACACAAGGAAAGAGATCGAGAAGAACATCAAGTACGTCTCGTCGACCACAACCCAGGATCCCTTGGAGCTGGCCTCCGCCGGCGACACCGCCTGCCGTTTCTGTGGTGAGGATCTAAAGAGCTACCGGGCTCTCCAGATCCACCTACGCACCCACAACGGTTGCCAGCGCAAGCCCTTTGAGTGCCGGCGGTGCGGGGCGGCTTTCTTGGCCAAGAGGAACTGCATCCACCACATGCTCAAGCAACATCCCGAGGTGCAGGAGCGGGAGATCGAGGAGCACATTGCCACCCTTCTCCCCGCCATCACAGCCACCACCTCCAGGGCCAGCTCCAGCAGCCCCATGGCTCTCAATGGCCTTACGCCCACCCCCAGTGCCACCATGCAGCCGGTCAAGGTGGAAGATTTCAGCATCTACTCCTCCTCCGGTGACTTGGATCAGCCATTGGACTTCTCCAACAAGAGCCGCGGGGGGGGTGGAACCAGCAGCGGTTCAGGGAGCCTAGCCGGTTCTCCTGGGATCAAACTGGAGACGTTCAGCCTGGTAGCCTACGACTGCTCCATGGAACCTATTGACCTGTCCATCCCCAAGAACCCCAACAAGAGGCTGAAGAGAGACGCCACTGCTGTTGACACGATGAGCGTGGAGCGTCGAGAGATCAAAAAGGAGCTGCCCTTCCCCAGTGTACTGGACCACCTCCCCTCAGCAATTCAGCTGGACAAGAGCTACGAGGAGAATCTGAAGACCCCCCAGTCTGGCTCTTACCAGCTCCCCCCAGTGACCATCTCCCCGCTTCTCATTAGTACCCCTACTGCCACAGGCCGGGCGCTCCGTCTCAAACCCCTGCTGCCCAAACcgacctcttcttcctcctccctgaaAGAGCTTCCCCCTCTGGCCTCCATCGCCCAGATCATCTCCTCCGTCTCAACGGCTCCAGATTTGCTCAAGAGGGAGCCCACGCCGGATAACAAGGCTGGCGCCGGCCTCAACGGCCTTCAGGCAGAACCGGAGCGTTTAGTTGGGGGCGACAACAGCTCTGAAGCCTCGATGGAAGAGCTCCCCCTAGAGGGCTCGTCCAGAAAGCGCACTAGGAAGAAGCCAGCGAGCCAGGCCAAGACTATAGCACCTGCCCGTGTGCTCACGCCCGAGCAAAACACAGACAGCGGCATGGACCTGGAGTCCAGTGGGGAGTTTGCCAGCGTGGAGAAGATGCTAGCCACCACCGACGCTAACAAGTTCAGCACCTACCTGCGGACGGGTGCGGTGgagcttggaaggagggacgaggggagacagagccagggagaggagaaagagtcgCCTCCTCATTCTGTGCCGCCCCAGTCCAAAGGAGGGAAGAAGAATGCCTACTCCAACTCAGTGCAGAAGATGACCTGTCCCTTCTGCCCCCGGGTCTTCCCCTGGGCCAGCTCCCTGCAGAGGCACATGCTCACACATACTG TCTTCTCTAATGTGCTGTCGGCTACAGGTCAGAAGCCCTTCCCCTGTCCCAAATGTGACGCCTTCTTCTCCACCAAGTCCAACTGTGAGCGCCACCTGCTGCGCAAGCATGGCGTGACCAACCGCTCGCTGCGCCGCAACGGCCAAATGTCCAAGAACAAGGATGGCGATGAGGGATCACACGACAGCGCAG agaGTTCTGAGAATGAGCAGACTGCAGGAGAGGCTCTGGACCTGAGCAGCATGGACCCCGATCAGAAAAGCTCTGCATCCGAGTCGCCCAGCGCAGACCAAACACCAGACACTGCTGAGCTGCTGCTAGGGGAGATGGAACCGCaatccaacaacaacaacattgaaaaTGACGACAACGACGATTCGCAGAGCAACAAGAGCTTGGACCTCAACTTCGCCAGCAAGCTCATCGACTTCAAGTTCTCGTCAGAAGGCCAGCAGCCCCAGACCTCCCTGGTTGGAGATAAGGTGGTGGCGGTGGCCGAGCCAGATAGAGTGGCGGCCGCCCAGCAGCAGGACCAAGAGCCCTCCAAGTACACCTGCAAGAGGTGCAAGAAAAACTTCCGTTATGCCGCCACCCTGGCTCGCCACGAGAAGGCACACTTGTGTGAGACTGCACCCCCCGAAGAGGCTTGTGGAACAGAGGAGACTGGGCCTGCCCCAGAGGATTTCCCcaacactactacaactaccgccGAGGAGGAggatcaggaggagggagagggagagaaggaggctcCGGAAAGCGAGGGAGTGGGCAGCGTGATGGACAGTggttcagaggaggaggagaagaaggaggagagaagtgaCGAGGAGGGGGCAGCAGAACCAAAGAATgaaggagaggcaggcagagggtcGGGGAGCAAGGCGGACAAGAGGAAGAAGATCTGTAACGTGTGCAGCAAACGCTTCTGGTCACTGCAGGATCTGACAAGACACATGCGTTCGCACACAG gtGAGAGGCCCTACAAGTGCCAGACGTGCGAACGCACCTTCACCCTTAAGCACAGCCTGGTGAGGCACCAGCGGATCCACCTGAAGCCGCGGGGCAGCGAGGGGGCAGATGGAGCTGATGCCAACGGGGCAGAGGCCCCGGCCGGAGACTCAGCTAGTGAGGAGGGAGAGTGCACACCCACCAGCACCTGCCCCCCTTCCGAAAACGAGAGCGAAGGCACCGGAGGGGCCAGGGAGGAGGGAGGCGAGGGAACTGAGAAAGAGGCCCCTCTGCCAGGCCCCACATCCCTGGCCCAGTCCCTGTCCACCACTGAACCAGCCCAGTCAGAGTCAGCTACAGAGGCCATAGCTGAGCCGCTCGTTGAGCCAGTCTCGGAAGCAGTCTCTGAATCAGTTCCTGACCCACCTGTAGAACAAACCTCAGATGAACCCTCTGAAACAGATGTAGAACTAAACACTGAGGTATCAGCCTCTGAAATGGCTAGAGAAACAGATGGCAATGCAGCCACTCAAACGCCAACAGAAACCCCCAAAGAATCTTCCACAGAGtccccagccccacagcccacTACCCCAGAGAAAGACCCCGATGGCCCCTCGGAAGGCTTCATCCAAGGCCTACTGGAGATCCACACCAAGCCTTCCCTGGAGCACATCCTTCCCGCTGGCGAGGCTCCCTTGGTGGGCGTTGAGTGA
- the LOC112234028 gene encoding ras-responsive element-binding protein 1 isoform X2, whose amino-acid sequence MTQHQLTMHIRQHNSDNGATDHSCSICGKALSSASSLDRHMLVHSGERPYKCSFCGQTFTTNGNMHRHMKIHDKDPAGVVPTSPPLPTKRRRPSAKRRSAMDEDKERSDEPAKKKVLEESVLEELGSGQGDDEVLPCPICFKTFGCKYDLEVHMDTHPDTTLRCDLCCLSFRTHRGLLRHNAGIHKQLPIDPGGQPFIQNNPSIPSGFNDLAFIDFSCHKFPHIAQVWCETNLRRCTSKFHRFVCEACDKGFPLLSALVLHKTTIHQQQPSPTGSAQEPPAAQEKPATPAPQQASFLETLGLQHISQVKLQPSEDEVRQAQLDSIRVIQVEPLASTLPQEVDSAAAGSLGGLGLVAASSLQGLSQREALSLLSLQPFPTGFLFHPGGGSTIKPVCGEAGLMELADIQQILKVASTAPGQMGLLPSLAKAPHWGVSSQGQAAGCKLMPPLKPKPMVAPRSSLAASTLPPLQSTQQASLGCISPSLPPPASQLLNMPQESSSSSSSSSGSQASLEKMQMEADCMGDAHMPNDSTELQIKQEEGQAAGGKKGAGGSNRGGIKASYPCRFCDQVFVYSGVLQAHMRFHLGILPHQCNICDYVAPDKATLIRHLRTHSGERPYVCRVCHYPFTVKANCERHLRKKHMKNTRKEIEKNIKYVSSTTTQDPLELASAGDTACRFCGEDLKSYRALQIHLRTHNGCQRKPFECRRCGAAFLAKRNCIHHMLKQHPEVQEREIEEHIATLLPAITATTSRASSSSPMALNGLTPTPSATMQPVKVEDFSIYSSSGDLDQPLDFSNKSRGGGGTSSGSGSLAGSPGIKLETFSLVAYDCSMEPIDLSIPKNPNKRLKRDATAVDTMSVERREIKKELPFPSVLDHLPSAIQLDKSYEENLKTPQSGSYQLPPVTISPLLISTPTATGRALRLKPLLPKPTSSSSSLKELPPLASIAQIISSVSTAPDLLKREPTPDNKAGAGLNGLQAEPERLVGGDNSSEASMEELPLEGSSRKRTRKKPASQAKTIAPARVLTPEQNTDSGMDLESSGEFASVEKMLATTDANKFSTYLRTGAVELGRRDEGRQSQGEEKESPPHSVPPQSKGGKKNAYSNSVQKMTCPFCPRVFPWASSLQRHMLTHTGQKPFPCPKCDAFFSTKSNCERHLLRKHGVTNRSLRRNGQMSKNKDGDEGSHDSAESSENEQTAGEALDLSSMDPDQKSSASESPSADQTPDTAELLLGEMEPQSNNNNIENDDNDDSQSNKSLDLNFASKLIDFKFSSEGQQPQTSLVGDKVVAVAEPDRVAAAQQQDQEPSKYTCKRCKKNFRYAATLARHEKAHLCETAPPEEACGTEETGPAPEDFPNTTTTTAEEEDQEEGEGEKEAPESEGVGSVMDSGSEEEEKKEERSDEEGAAEPKNEGEAGRGSGSKADKRKKICNVCSKRFWSLQDLTRHMRSHTGERPYKCQTCERTFTLKHSLVRHQRIHLKPRGSEGADGADANGAEAPAGDSASEEGECTPTSTCPPSENESEGTGGAREEGGEGTEKEAPLPGPTSLAQSLSTTEPAQSESATEAIAEPLVEPVSEAVSESVPDPPVEQTSDEPSETDVELNTEVSASEMARETDGNAATQTPTETPKESSTESPAPQPTTPEKDPDGPSEGFIQGLLEIHTKPSLEHILPAGEAPLVGVE is encoded by the exons ACATATGAAGATCCATGACAAAGACCCAGCTGGCGTCGTTCCCACCAGCCCTCCCTTGCCCACCAAGAGACGCCGCCCCTCCGCCAAGAGGAGGTCAGCCATGGACGAGGACAAGGAGCGAAGCGACGAACCGGCCAAAAAAAAG gtgctAGAGGAGAGTGTGTTGGAGGAGTTGGGTTCAGGCCAGGGGGATGATGAGGTGTTGCCGTGCCCGATCTGCTTCAAGACCTTTGGCTGCAAGTACGACCTGGAAGTCCACATGGACACACACCCCGACACCACGCTCAG GTGTGACCTGTGCTGCCTCTCCTTCCGGACCCACCGCGGCCTGCTGCGGCACAACGCTGGCATCCACAAGCAGCTGCCCATAGACCCCGGCGGACAGCCCTTCATCCAGAAcaacccctccatcccctctggcTTCAACGACCTGGCCTTCATTGACTTCTCCTGCCACAAGTTTCCCCACATCGCCCAG GTCTGGTGTGAGACCAACCTCCGCCGGTGCACCAGCAAGTTCCACCGCTTCGTGTGTGAAGCCTGCGACAAAGGATTCCCCTTGCTCTCGGCCCTGGTCCTGCACAAGACCACCATTCATCAGCAGCAACCGTCACCCACAGGGAGCGCCCAGGAGCCCCCCGCAGCCCAGGAGAAGCCGGCAACCCCGGCCCCTCAGCAGGCCAGCTTCCTGGAGACCCTGGGTCTGCAGCACATCTCCCAGGTCAAGCTTCAGCCTTCGGAGGATGAGGTCCGGCAAGCCCAGCTGGACAGCATCCGGGTCATCCAGGTGGAGCCTCTGGCCTCCACCTTGCCCCAGGAGGTCGATTCCGCGGCTGCGGGATCCCTCGGCGGCCTCGGCTTGGTGGCGGCCTCGTCCCTGCAGGGCCTGTCCCAGAGGGAGGCCCTCAGCCTGCTCTCCCTGCAGCCTTTCCCCACAGGCTTCCTCTTCCACCCAGGTGGTGGTTCTACGATCAAGCCTGTGTGTGGCGAGGCTGGCCTGATGGAGCTGGCTGACATCCAGCAGATCCTGAAGGTGGCCTCGACCGCCCCCGGTCAGATGGGCCTCCTGCCGTCCCTGGCCAAGGCTCCCCACTGGGGAGTGTCCAGCCAGGGCCAGGCGGCCGGCTGCAAGCTCATGCCCCCACTGAAGCCAAAGCCCATGGTGGCACCACGCTCCAGCCTGGCTGCCTCCACGCTGCCGCCGCTCCAGAGCACCCAGCAGGCCTCCCTGGGCTGCATCAGCCCCAGCCTGCCCCCGCCGGCCAGCCAGCTGCTCAATATGCCCCAAGAGTCTTCGTcatcgtcctcctcttcctcgggCAGCCAAGCCTCCCTGGAGAAGATGCAGATGGAGGCGGACTGCATGGGCGATGCCCATATGCCCAACGACTCGACAGAGCTGCAAATCAAACAAGAGGAGGGCCAGGCGGCCGGAGGGAAGAAGGGGGCAGGGGGTTCCAACCGCGGCGGCATCAAGGCTTCCTACCCCTGCCGCTTTTGCGATCAGGTGTTTGTTTACTCCGGGGTGCTGCAGGCGCACATGCGCTTCCACCTGGGCATCCTGCCGCACCAGTGCAACATCTGCGACTACGTGGCACCCGACAAGGCCACCCTTATCCGCCACCTGCGCACGCACAGCGGCGAGCGCCCCTACGTTTGCCGCGTCTGCCACTACCCTTTCACCGTCAAGGCCAACTGCGAGCGCCACCTGCGCAAGAAGCACATGAAGAACACAAGGAAAGAGATCGAGAAGAACATCAAGTACGTCTCGTCGACCACAACCCAGGATCCCTTGGAGCTGGCCTCCGCCGGCGACACCGCCTGCCGTTTCTGTGGTGAGGATCTAAAGAGCTACCGGGCTCTCCAGATCCACCTACGCACCCACAACGGTTGCCAGCGCAAGCCCTTTGAGTGCCGGCGGTGCGGGGCGGCTTTCTTGGCCAAGAGGAACTGCATCCACCACATGCTCAAGCAACATCCCGAGGTGCAGGAGCGGGAGATCGAGGAGCACATTGCCACCCTTCTCCCCGCCATCACAGCCACCACCTCCAGGGCCAGCTCCAGCAGCCCCATGGCTCTCAATGGCCTTACGCCCACCCCCAGTGCCACCATGCAGCCGGTCAAGGTGGAAGATTTCAGCATCTACTCCTCCTCCGGTGACTTGGATCAGCCATTGGACTTCTCCAACAAGAGCCGCGGGGGGGGTGGAACCAGCAGCGGTTCAGGGAGCCTAGCCGGTTCTCCTGGGATCAAACTGGAGACGTTCAGCCTGGTAGCCTACGACTGCTCCATGGAACCTATTGACCTGTCCATCCCCAAGAACCCCAACAAGAGGCTGAAGAGAGACGCCACTGCTGTTGACACGATGAGCGTGGAGCGTCGAGAGATCAAAAAGGAGCTGCCCTTCCCCAGTGTACTGGACCACCTCCCCTCAGCAATTCAGCTGGACAAGAGCTACGAGGAGAATCTGAAGACCCCCCAGTCTGGCTCTTACCAGCTCCCCCCAGTGACCATCTCCCCGCTTCTCATTAGTACCCCTACTGCCACAGGCCGGGCGCTCCGTCTCAAACCCCTGCTGCCCAAACcgacctcttcttcctcctccctgaaAGAGCTTCCCCCTCTGGCCTCCATCGCCCAGATCATCTCCTCCGTCTCAACGGCTCCAGATTTGCTCAAGAGGGAGCCCACGCCGGATAACAAGGCTGGCGCCGGCCTCAACGGCCTTCAGGCAGAACCGGAGCGTTTAGTTGGGGGCGACAACAGCTCTGAAGCCTCGATGGAAGAGCTCCCCCTAGAGGGCTCGTCCAGAAAGCGCACTAGGAAGAAGCCAGCGAGCCAGGCCAAGACTATAGCACCTGCCCGTGTGCTCACGCCCGAGCAAAACACAGACAGCGGCATGGACCTGGAGTCCAGTGGGGAGTTTGCCAGCGTGGAGAAGATGCTAGCCACCACCGACGCTAACAAGTTCAGCACCTACCTGCGGACGGGTGCGGTGgagcttggaaggagggacgaggggagacagagccagggagaggagaaagagtcgCCTCCTCATTCTGTGCCGCCCCAGTCCAAAGGAGGGAAGAAGAATGCCTACTCCAACTCAGTGCAGAAGATGACCTGTCCCTTCTGCCCCCGGGTCTTCCCCTGGGCCAGCTCCCTGCAGAGGCACATGCTCACACATACTG GTCAGAAGCCCTTCCCCTGTCCCAAATGTGACGCCTTCTTCTCCACCAAGTCCAACTGTGAGCGCCACCTGCTGCGCAAGCATGGCGTGACCAACCGCTCGCTGCGCCGCAACGGCCAAATGTCCAAGAACAAGGATGGCGATGAGGGATCACACGACAGCGCAG agaGTTCTGAGAATGAGCAGACTGCAGGAGAGGCTCTGGACCTGAGCAGCATGGACCCCGATCAGAAAAGCTCTGCATCCGAGTCGCCCAGCGCAGACCAAACACCAGACACTGCTGAGCTGCTGCTAGGGGAGATGGAACCGCaatccaacaacaacaacattgaaaaTGACGACAACGACGATTCGCAGAGCAACAAGAGCTTGGACCTCAACTTCGCCAGCAAGCTCATCGACTTCAAGTTCTCGTCAGAAGGCCAGCAGCCCCAGACCTCCCTGGTTGGAGATAAGGTGGTGGCGGTGGCCGAGCCAGATAGAGTGGCGGCCGCCCAGCAGCAGGACCAAGAGCCCTCCAAGTACACCTGCAAGAGGTGCAAGAAAAACTTCCGTTATGCCGCCACCCTGGCTCGCCACGAGAAGGCACACTTGTGTGAGACTGCACCCCCCGAAGAGGCTTGTGGAACAGAGGAGACTGGGCCTGCCCCAGAGGATTTCCCcaacactactacaactaccgccGAGGAGGAggatcaggaggagggagagggagagaaggaggctcCGGAAAGCGAGGGAGTGGGCAGCGTGATGGACAGTggttcagaggaggaggagaagaaggaggagagaagtgaCGAGGAGGGGGCAGCAGAACCAAAGAATgaaggagaggcaggcagagggtcGGGGAGCAAGGCGGACAAGAGGAAGAAGATCTGTAACGTGTGCAGCAAACGCTTCTGGTCACTGCAGGATCTGACAAGACACATGCGTTCGCACACAG gtGAGAGGCCCTACAAGTGCCAGACGTGCGAACGCACCTTCACCCTTAAGCACAGCCTGGTGAGGCACCAGCGGATCCACCTGAAGCCGCGGGGCAGCGAGGGGGCAGATGGAGCTGATGCCAACGGGGCAGAGGCCCCGGCCGGAGACTCAGCTAGTGAGGAGGGAGAGTGCACACCCACCAGCACCTGCCCCCCTTCCGAAAACGAGAGCGAAGGCACCGGAGGGGCCAGGGAGGAGGGAGGCGAGGGAACTGAGAAAGAGGCCCCTCTGCCAGGCCCCACATCCCTGGCCCAGTCCCTGTCCACCACTGAACCAGCCCAGTCAGAGTCAGCTACAGAGGCCATAGCTGAGCCGCTCGTTGAGCCAGTCTCGGAAGCAGTCTCTGAATCAGTTCCTGACCCACCTGTAGAACAAACCTCAGATGAACCCTCTGAAACAGATGTAGAACTAAACACTGAGGTATCAGCCTCTGAAATGGCTAGAGAAACAGATGGCAATGCAGCCACTCAAACGCCAACAGAAACCCCCAAAGAATCTTCCACAGAGtccccagccccacagcccacTACCCCAGAGAAAGACCCCGATGGCCCCTCGGAAGGCTTCATCCAAGGCCTACTGGAGATCCACACCAAGCCTTCCCTGGAGCACATCCTTCCCGCTGGCGAGGCTCCCTTGGTGGGCGTTGAGTGA